A single genomic interval of Drosophila virilis strain 15010-1051.87 chromosome 2, Dvir_AGI_RSII-ME, whole genome shotgun sequence harbors:
- the LOC6630770 gene encoding transmembrane protein 179, whose translation MALTNVLLLSQIAGHVLLFILSLCIVLPLSINLDQFCGHCLLFTTGKWREEDGMFDVHWASNGFCNFPLITGIFLLIISVVQIYRYARMKEEASFIALFIDVVLGIWMLAMSIFSAIFITMGFIVWCDGMTERFPSCETSAGQNIIRGNTEKINTSGFYIEMGTTQFGAWGAFAISVGIGVIALLKLIHNHQVRNIKVSMYLERQRLVNQQQFDGRSTPPLTSAVSSDSDQNK comes from the exons ATGGCTCTGACAAATGTACTTTTGCTTAGCCAAATAGCGGGACATGTTTTGCTATTCATTTTATCGTTGTGCATTGTGCTGCCGCTATCAATAAATCTCGATCAATTTTG cGGCCACTGCTTGCTCTTTACAACGGGCAAATGGCGGGAGGAGGACGGCATGTTCGATGTACATTGGGCCTCAAATGGATTCTGCAATTTTCCACTAATCACGGGCATCTTTCTGCTGATCATCTCAGTTGTTCAAATCTACCG ATATGCGCGTATGAAGGAGGAGGCGTCGTTCATTGCACTCTTTATTGATGTTGTGCTCGGCATTTGGATGCTGGCCATGTCGATTTTCTCCGCCATTTTCATAACGATGGGTTTCATTGTCTGGTGCGATGGCATGACCGAACGTTTTCCATCATGCGAAACCTCAGCTGGACAAAACATTATACGAGGCAACACGGAGAAAATCAATACCTCAGGATTCTACATTGAAATGGGCACAACCCAG TTTGGCGCCTGGGGAGCATTTGCCATTTCGGTGGGCATTGGTGTCATCGCGCTGCTAAAACTTATCCATAACCATCAGGTGCGCAACATCAAGGTATCCATGTAtctagaacggcaacgcttgGTCAATCAGCAGCAGTTCGATGGACGCTCGACGCCGCCGCTAACTTCGGCTGTTTCATCTGACTCTGatcaaaataaatag
- the Epp gene encoding ecdysteroid-phosphate phosphatase isoform X3 — MSSNSNSVSKNIDEIMVEPLAVQPPRPDDTLSVHSDHEHSLLPNTLDAMHSGNRKVYIMRHGERVDFTFGTWIPYCFDEFGNYMRKDLNMPKVLPHRKNSPDGWQNDSPLTNVGLYQARLTGEALFEAKVQIDHVYCSPSYRCVQTCTSALEGLKLSGNHKIKLEPGLFEWMAWYPNGVPDWLSISELIDSKYDIDLNYEPVQQAAELTAQLKESTEQFYMRNHKVLLQLLERTTGNILIVAHATTLDTCSRQLTGGAARSTSELRQVIHKIPYCSLVTVEQMDGIWKLVEPDCLPVTHSKNPRFEWNVLSTT, encoded by the exons ATGTCTTCGAACTCTAATTCGGTATCTAAAAACATTGATGAGATAATGGTGGAGCCACTGGCGGTGCAGCCGCCTAGACCCGATGATACGCTCAGCGTGCACTCGGACCACGAGCACTCCTTGCTGCCCAACACATTGGATGCCATGCACAGCGGTAACCGCAAGGTGTACATTATGCGCCATGGCGAACGGGTGGACTTTACATTTGGCACCTGGATACCCTATTGTTTTGATGAGTTCGGCAATTATATGCGCAAGGATCTAAACATGCCCAAGGTATTGCCGCATCGTAAAAACAGCCCCGATGGCTGGCAGAACGACTCACCGCTGACAAACGTTGGCCTCTACCAGGCGCGTCTCACCGGCGAGGCGCTATTCGAGGCAAAGGTCCAGATCGATCATGTGTACTGCTCGCCCTCATACCGATGCGTGCAAACCTGTACAAGCGCTTTGGAGGGCCTCAAACTGAGTGGAAACCACAAAATCAAGCTGGAGCCGGGACTTTTTGAATGGATGGCCTGGTATCCTAATGGCGTACCCGATTGGTTAAGCATCAGCGAGCTGATCGACTCCAAGTACGACATTGATTTAAACTATGAGCCTGTGCAACAGGCCGCAGAATTAACAGCCCAGTTAAAGGAATCCACGGAGCAGTTCTATATGCGCAATCATAAGgttctgctgcagctgctcgagcGCACGA CTGGCAATATTCTCATTGTCGCACATGCCACCACACTGGACACCTGCTCGCGTCAGCTGACGGGCGGCGCGGCACGCAGCACTAGTGAGCTGCGACAGGTTATACACAAAATACCCTACTGTAGCCTGGTCACGGTGGAGCAAATGGATGGTATCTGGAAGCTGGTCGAACCCGATTGCCTTCCCGTCACGCACTCGAAAAATCCGCGATTTGAGTGGAATGTGCTGTCGACCACCTAG
- the Epp gene encoding ecdysteroid-phosphate phosphatase isoform X1 yields the protein MATLPPRKNQTPTRICQTMKPHLTPLQTLLQMGFQKHRAEKALASTGNRGVQIASDWLLAHVNDPTLDECAPREYIIYACPTGPFLQQLEEFWSKSRQVCGWNGAHNYVPHITLVSFFKAPDECSLQLSKALKQVVDMTGALLDRPIKLEPYMSQNFMGFFVAEDDANYLKRLALQYVKEVSNSIISDTYEQLDAIVACFPWCGAVSSGTRCIPRSSRSISLEPHVKSLHLTLAYQFPQAQFNALKSLVETLDASCASNWELRLYSRDPRLATKQVQKVIYPHNPHETDELELRIGDYIYLNSEGVDSSCDGWAEGISWLTGSTGHLPVNYTERTAESDAWTLHRVVQLSKSVASSLNSAEDLDIVDGRSISTEPEERQRELQQSAQHPEIIEGSSFEESEQSVEKYLRQTLQPCLELPSVQLLNSNNLTHPHNPHTPTIEITANMSSNSNSVSKNIDEIMVEPLAVQPPRPDDTLSVHSDHEHSLLPNTLDAMHSGNRKVYIMRHGERVDFTFGTWIPYCFDEFGNYMRKDLNMPKVLPHRKNSPDGWQNDSPLTNVGLYQARLTGEALFEAKVQIDHVYCSPSYRCVQTCTSALEGLKLSGNHKIKLEPGLFEWMAWYPNGVPDWLSISELIDSKYDIDLNYEPVQQAAELTAQLKESTEQFYMRNHKVLLQLLERTTGNILIVAHATTLDTCSRQLTGGAARSTSELRQVIHKIPYCSLVTVEQMDGIWKLVEPDCLPVTHSKNPRFEWNVLSTT from the exons ATGGCAACGCTGCCGCCGCGTAAAAATCAAACACCAACTCGCATCTGCCAAACGATGAAGCCGCATTTGACTCCTTTACAAACCTTGCTGCAAATGGGCTTCCAGAAGCATAGAGC CGAAAAGGCGCTGGCTTCAACCGGCAACAGGGGCGTGCAAATTGCTTCAGATTGGTTGCTGGCCCACGTAAACGATCCGACGTTGGACGAGTGCGCGCCACGCGAGTACATCATATACGCGTGCCCAACTGGGCCATTCttgcagcagctggaggagtTCTGGTCAAAGTCGCGCCAGGTGTGCGGCTGGAATGGAGCGCACAACTATGTGCCGCACATAACGCTGGTTTCCTTCTTTAAG GCACCCGATGAATGCTCCTTGCAGCTGTCCAAGGCGCTGAAGCAAGTCGTGGACATGACGGGCGCACTGCTAGATCGCCCCATCAAATTGGAGCCATACATGAGCCAAAACTTTATGGGATTTTTTGTGGCCGAAGATGATGCCAACTACTTGAAGCGTCTGGCCTTGCAATATGTTAAGGAGGTGTCCAACTCAA TTATAAGCGATACTTACGAGCAGCTGGACGCCATTGTGGCCTGCTTTCCCTGGTGCGGAGCAGTATCCTCGGGTACCCGCTGTATTCCGCGCAGCAGTCGAT CTATATCACTCGAGCCACACGTAAAGAGCCTGCACCTGACGCTCGCCTATCAGTTCCCGCAGGCACAATTCAATGCACTGAAATCACTTGTGGAAACCCTTGATGCCAGCTGCGCTTCCAATTGGGAACTGCGACTGTATTCCCGCGATCCACGACTCGCCACCAAACAA gTGCAGAAGGTGATATATCCCCATAATCCGCACGAAACGGACGAGCTGGAACTGCGCATTGGCGACTACATCTACTTAAACAGCGAGGGAGTTGATAGCTCTTGCGACGGCTGGGCGGAGGGCATATCGTGGCTCACAGGCAGCACGGGACACTTGCCGGTCAATTACACGGAACGCACTGCTGAGTCAGATGCCTGGACGCTGCATCGTGTTGTTCAGCTTTCCAAGAGTGTAGCATCCTCGCTGAATTCTGCTGAGGATCTAGATATTGTAGACGGGCGCAGCATATCCACGGAGCCCGAGGAGCGTCAACGCGAACTGCAGCAAA GTGCGCAACATCCGGAGATTATAGAGGGTTCTTCGTTTGAGGAATCGGAACAGAGCGTTGAGAAATACTTGCGACAGACACTGCAGCCCTGCCTGGAGCTGCCGTCGGTGCAACTGCTCAACAGTAACAATCTAACACATCCGCACAATCCACACACGCCTACAATTGAGATCACCGCCAATATGTCTTCGAACTCTAATTCGGTATCTAAAAACATTGATGAGATAATGGTGGAGCCACTGGCGGTGCAGCCGCCTAGACCCGATGATACGCTCAGCGTGCACTCGGACCACGAGCACTCCTTGCTGCCCAACACATTGGATGCCATGCACAGCGGTAACCGCAAGGTGTACATTATGCGCCATGGCGAACGGGTGGACTTTACATTTGGCACCTGGATACCCTATTGTTTTGATGAGTTCGGCAATTATATGCGCAAGGATCTAAACATGCCCAAGGTATTGCCGCATCGTAAAAACAGCCCCGATGGCTGGCAGAACGACTCACCGCTGACAAACGTTGGCCTCTACCAGGCGCGTCTCACCGGCGAGGCGCTATTCGAGGCAAAGGTCCAGATCGATCATGTGTACTGCTCGCCCTCATACCGATGCGTGCAAACCTGTACAAGCGCTTTGGAGGGCCTCAAACTGAGTGGAAACCACAAAATCAAGCTGGAGCCGGGACTTTTTGAATGGATGGCCTGGTATCCTAATGGCGTACCCGATTGGTTAAGCATCAGCGAGCTGATCGACTCCAAGTACGACATTGATTTAAACTATGAGCCTGTGCAACAGGCCGCAGAATTAACAGCCCAGTTAAAGGAATCCACGGAGCAGTTCTATATGCGCAATCATAAGgttctgctgcagctgctcgagcGCACGA CTGGCAATATTCTCATTGTCGCACATGCCACCACACTGGACACCTGCTCGCGTCAGCTGACGGGCGGCGCGGCACGCAGCACTAGTGAGCTGCGACAGGTTATACACAAAATACCCTACTGTAGCCTGGTCACGGTGGAGCAAATGGATGGTATCTGGAAGCTGGTCGAACCCGATTGCCTTCCCGTCACGCACTCGAAAAATCCGCGATTTGAGTGGAATGTGCTGTCGACCACCTAG
- the Epp gene encoding ecdysteroid-phosphate phosphatase isoform X2, which produces MATLPPRKNQTPTRICQTMKPHLTPLQTLLQMGFQKHRAEKALASTGNRGVQIASDWLLAHVNDPTLDECAPREYIIYACPTGPFLQQLEEFWSKSRQVCGWNGAHNYVPHITLVSFFKAPDECSLQLSKALKQVVDMTGALLDRPIKLEPYMSQNFMGFFVAEDDANYLKRLALQYVKEVSNSTISLEPHVKSLHLTLAYQFPQAQFNALKSLVETLDASCASNWELRLYSRDPRLATKQVQKVIYPHNPHETDELELRIGDYIYLNSEGVDSSCDGWAEGISWLTGSTGHLPVNYTERTAESDAWTLHRVVQLSKSVASSLNSAEDLDIVDGRSISTEPEERQRELQQSAQHPEIIEGSSFEESEQSVEKYLRQTLQPCLELPSVQLLNSNNLTHPHNPHTPTIEITANMSSNSNSVSKNIDEIMVEPLAVQPPRPDDTLSVHSDHEHSLLPNTLDAMHSGNRKVYIMRHGERVDFTFGTWIPYCFDEFGNYMRKDLNMPKVLPHRKNSPDGWQNDSPLTNVGLYQARLTGEALFEAKVQIDHVYCSPSYRCVQTCTSALEGLKLSGNHKIKLEPGLFEWMAWYPNGVPDWLSISELIDSKYDIDLNYEPVQQAAELTAQLKESTEQFYMRNHKVLLQLLERTTGNILIVAHATTLDTCSRQLTGGAARSTSELRQVIHKIPYCSLVTVEQMDGIWKLVEPDCLPVTHSKNPRFEWNVLSTT; this is translated from the exons ATGGCAACGCTGCCGCCGCGTAAAAATCAAACACCAACTCGCATCTGCCAAACGATGAAGCCGCATTTGACTCCTTTACAAACCTTGCTGCAAATGGGCTTCCAGAAGCATAGAGC CGAAAAGGCGCTGGCTTCAACCGGCAACAGGGGCGTGCAAATTGCTTCAGATTGGTTGCTGGCCCACGTAAACGATCCGACGTTGGACGAGTGCGCGCCACGCGAGTACATCATATACGCGTGCCCAACTGGGCCATTCttgcagcagctggaggagtTCTGGTCAAAGTCGCGCCAGGTGTGCGGCTGGAATGGAGCGCACAACTATGTGCCGCACATAACGCTGGTTTCCTTCTTTAAG GCACCCGATGAATGCTCCTTGCAGCTGTCCAAGGCGCTGAAGCAAGTCGTGGACATGACGGGCGCACTGCTAGATCGCCCCATCAAATTGGAGCCATACATGAGCCAAAACTTTATGGGATTTTTTGTGGCCGAAGATGATGCCAACTACTTGAAGCGTCTGGCCTTGCAATATGTTAAGGAGGTGTCCAACTCAA CTATATCACTCGAGCCACACGTAAAGAGCCTGCACCTGACGCTCGCCTATCAGTTCCCGCAGGCACAATTCAATGCACTGAAATCACTTGTGGAAACCCTTGATGCCAGCTGCGCTTCCAATTGGGAACTGCGACTGTATTCCCGCGATCCACGACTCGCCACCAAACAA gTGCAGAAGGTGATATATCCCCATAATCCGCACGAAACGGACGAGCTGGAACTGCGCATTGGCGACTACATCTACTTAAACAGCGAGGGAGTTGATAGCTCTTGCGACGGCTGGGCGGAGGGCATATCGTGGCTCACAGGCAGCACGGGACACTTGCCGGTCAATTACACGGAACGCACTGCTGAGTCAGATGCCTGGACGCTGCATCGTGTTGTTCAGCTTTCCAAGAGTGTAGCATCCTCGCTGAATTCTGCTGAGGATCTAGATATTGTAGACGGGCGCAGCATATCCACGGAGCCCGAGGAGCGTCAACGCGAACTGCAGCAAA GTGCGCAACATCCGGAGATTATAGAGGGTTCTTCGTTTGAGGAATCGGAACAGAGCGTTGAGAAATACTTGCGACAGACACTGCAGCCCTGCCTGGAGCTGCCGTCGGTGCAACTGCTCAACAGTAACAATCTAACACATCCGCACAATCCACACACGCCTACAATTGAGATCACCGCCAATATGTCTTCGAACTCTAATTCGGTATCTAAAAACATTGATGAGATAATGGTGGAGCCACTGGCGGTGCAGCCGCCTAGACCCGATGATACGCTCAGCGTGCACTCGGACCACGAGCACTCCTTGCTGCCCAACACATTGGATGCCATGCACAGCGGTAACCGCAAGGTGTACATTATGCGCCATGGCGAACGGGTGGACTTTACATTTGGCACCTGGATACCCTATTGTTTTGATGAGTTCGGCAATTATATGCGCAAGGATCTAAACATGCCCAAGGTATTGCCGCATCGTAAAAACAGCCCCGATGGCTGGCAGAACGACTCACCGCTGACAAACGTTGGCCTCTACCAGGCGCGTCTCACCGGCGAGGCGCTATTCGAGGCAAAGGTCCAGATCGATCATGTGTACTGCTCGCCCTCATACCGATGCGTGCAAACCTGTACAAGCGCTTTGGAGGGCCTCAAACTGAGTGGAAACCACAAAATCAAGCTGGAGCCGGGACTTTTTGAATGGATGGCCTGGTATCCTAATGGCGTACCCGATTGGTTAAGCATCAGCGAGCTGATCGACTCCAAGTACGACATTGATTTAAACTATGAGCCTGTGCAACAGGCCGCAGAATTAACAGCCCAGTTAAAGGAATCCACGGAGCAGTTCTATATGCGCAATCATAAGgttctgctgcagctgctcgagcGCACGA CTGGCAATATTCTCATTGTCGCACATGCCACCACACTGGACACCTGCTCGCGTCAGCTGACGGGCGGCGCGGCACGCAGCACTAGTGAGCTGCGACAGGTTATACACAAAATACCCTACTGTAGCCTGGTCACGGTGGAGCAAATGGATGGTATCTGGAAGCTGGTCGAACCCGATTGCCTTCCCGTCACGCACTCGAAAAATCCGCGATTTGAGTGGAATGTGCTGTCGACCACCTAG
- the LOC6630771 gene encoding uncharacterized protein CG5902 translates to MSNNSHYNHHQQHHNNYQQQQQPQHSNSNGDDRHEEYHQQQPVHYSQHYMNGHGMRIKPLDSVAVPDMCLFCFEVLDCELNNIDGPGVPMFSNDAYPLFVTWKIGRDKRLRGCIGTFSAMELHNGLREYALTSAFKDSRFAPISRDELPRLTVSVSILQNFEEAQGHLDWQLGVHGIRIEFLTERGLKRTATYLPQVATEQGWDQVQTIDSLLRKGGYRAVITQDLRKSIKLTRYRSQEIQMHYKEYREHLERRGVQFGKVQC, encoded by the coding sequence atgTCCAACAACTCCCACTACAACCATCACCAGCAACACCACAACAactaccagcagcagcaacagccgcagcattCCAATAGCAACGGTGACGATAGACATGAGGAgtatcaccagcagcagccagtgCATTACTCGCAGCACTATATGAATGGGCATGGCATGAGGATCAAGCCGCTGGACAGTGTCGCCGTGCCGGACATGTGCCTGTTCTGCTTCGAGGTGCTCGACTGCGAGTTGAACAACATTGACGGTCCAGGTGTGCCGATGTTTAGCAACGATGCCTACCCGTTGTTTGTGACCTGGAAGATTGGACGTGACAAGCGCTTGCGTGGCTGTATTGGAACCTTCAGCGCCATGGAGCTGCACAACGGACTGCGTGAATATGCGCTGACCAGCGCATTCAAGGACTCGCGGTTCGCACCCATCTCGCGCGACGAACTGCCCAGGCTGACGGTGTCCGTATCCATATTGCAAAACTTTGAGGAGGCCCAGGGTCATCTGGACTGGCAACTGGGCGTGCACGGCATACGGATTGAGTTCTTGACCGAGCGCGGCTTAAAGCGCACAGCCACCTACCTACCGCAAGTGGCTACCGAGCAGGGCTGGGATCAGGTGCAAACCATAGACTCGTTGTTGCGCAAGGGCGGCTACCGGGCAGTCATCACTCAGGACCTGCGCAAGTCCATCAAGCTGACACGCTATCGTTCCCAAGAGATCCAGATGCACTACAAGGAGTATCGTGAGCACTTGGAGCGTCGCGGTGTTCAATTTGGCAAAGTGCAATGCTAA
- the LOC6630773 gene encoding ras-related protein Rab7, with protein MASRKKSLLKVIILGDSSVGKTSLMNQYVNKRFSNQYKATIGADFCTKEVVVNDRVVTMQIWDTAGQERFQSLGVAFYRGADCCVLVYDVTAPNSFKNLDSWRDEFLIQASPRDPEHFPFVVLGNKVDLDNRQVSTRRAQQWCQSKNDIPYYETSAKEGINVEMAFQTIAKNALEQETEAELINDFPDQIRLNSENNRPGNADNCQC; from the exons ATGGCCAGCAGAAAGAAATCTTTGCTGAAAGTCATCATACTTGGCGACAGCAGCGTTGGCAAAACGTCGCTTATGAATCAATATGTAAACAAACGCTTCTCCAATCAGTATAAGGCAACGATCGGAGCGGACTTTTGCACGAAAGAGGTTGTTGTCAACGATCGCGTTGTCACAATGCAG ATTTGGGACACGGCTGGCCAGGAGCGCTTCCAATCACTTGGCGTGGCCTTCTACCGGGGCGCCGATTGTTGCGTGCTCGTCTACGATGTGACGGCGCCAAACTCATTCAAGAATTTAGACTCGTGGCGCGATGAATTCTTAATACAGGCCAGTCCGCGGGATCCAGAGCATTTCCCCTTTGTCGTGCTGGGCAATAAAGTGGATTTAGATAATCGTCAA GTATCCACGCGCCGTGCGCAGCAATGGTGCCAATCGAAAAACGATATACCCTATTATGAGACGTCGGCAAAGGAGGGCATTAACGTTGAAATGGCGTTTCAGACCATCGCAAAGAATGCCCTGGAACAGGAAACGGAG GCTGAACTCATAAACGATTTCCCCGATCAAATACGCTTGAACTCTGAAAATAATCGTCCAGGCAACGCTGACAATTGTCAATGCTAa